A single window of Leishmania infantum JPCM5 genome chromosome 35 DNA harbors:
- the AAT27.2 gene encoding putative amino acid permease, translating to MSHASLLAAALSISVTTIGAGVLAIPATFESDGVALVALALLVVGVFTVVSIDFLILCINKLGANSYEEISDKLLGRAFKEIIRWMLIVYNIGTAVGYIVVIGEIFTPMLPVIRLYVPWLSSSSHIMIASWSLVMLPLSCLPKVSHLYVTSFLAIAATFFISGIIVYRYFVPLSSAPAARNSEEDIKYFCVSRRSLLALPVVMFAFDCQSLVFQVWTELAYPSRGSMAKVATVSVLVTSLVYGVVGFFGYMANTPHVHGNILTNYDPMRDRLFAIGETFYSITVNVAYVLILIPCRDAIFQMWYGFSHTHESLEIPHHSNLLVSVLLSFFCLCLALLAPGFLYIVALMGAFCSSTLCFTYPALFRQRLHILGLAPYAGYERLAVWAMYFFGFSGAMMGFFVLVGM from the coding sequence ATGTCTCACGCTTCACTTCTagcagcggcgctcagcATATCGGTCACCACTATTGGCGCCGGTGTGCTGGCAATACCAGCCACATTCGAGTCGGATGGGGTCGCGCTGGTGGCACTCGCCCtgctcgtcgtcggcgtcttcACTGTCGTCTCCATCGACTTTCTAATCCTGTGCATTAACAAACTGGGCGCGAATAGCTACGAGGAGATCTCTGACAAGCTGCTGGGGCGAGCCTTCAAAGAAATTATTCGCTGGATGCTGATTGTGTACAACATCGGCACCGCTGTTGGGTACATTGTCGTCATTGGCGAGATATTCACCCCGATGCTGCCGGTGATCCGCTTGTACGTGCCGTGgctctcgtcgtcgtcgcacATAATGATTGCATCATGGTCGTTGGTGATGCTGCCTTTATCGTGCTTGCCGAAAGTGTCGCACCTGTACGTGACCTCATTCCTAGCCATCGCCGCGACCTTCTTCATCTCCGGCATCATCGTCTACCGCTACTTTGTACCGCTGAGCTCGGCCCCGGCTGCGAGGAATTCCGAGGAGGACATCAAGTATTTCTGCGTCTCTCGCCGGTCACTCCTGGCGCTTCCCGTAGTGATGTTCGCCTTCGACTGTCAATCTCTCGTATTCCAAGTATGGACGGAGCTAGCCTACCCTTCGCGGGGCAGCATGGCAAAAGTGGCTACTGTTAGCGTGCTTGTCACAAGTCTGGTCTACGGCGTAGTCGGATTTTTCGGGTACATGGCCAACACCCCGCACGTGCACGGCAACATCTTGACCAACTATGACCCAATGCGTGATCGCCTCTTTGCCATCGGTGAAACCTTCTACTCCATCACCGTCAATGTCGCCTACGTCTTGATTCTCATTCCGTGCCGCGATGCCATCTTCCAAATGTGGTACGGCTTCAGCCACACCCACGAGTCTCTAGAGATCCCCCATCACAGCAACCTCCTTGTGAGTGTTTTACTATCGTTTTTTTGCTTGTGTCTCGCACTGCTGGCGCCGGGATTTCTGTACATTGTAGCACTCATGGGCGCTTTCTGTAGCAGCACGCTGTGTTTCACCTATCCGGCCCTCTTCCGGCAGCGCCTTCACATTCTCGGGCTGGCACCGTACGCCGGGTACGAGCGCCTCGCCGTGTGGGCCATGTACTTCTTTGGGTTTTCCGGTGCCATGATGGGCTTCTTCGTCCTTGTTGGGATGTAA
- a CDS encoding diacylglycerol kinase-like protein, translating into MTSLSHSPRTRGGARTFFALVNLRSGGRRSSEYVLHKLSDTLGADRVWVLFEGGTAERHRSQLELFLRKQAPKYVIVAGGDGTISFAMDVIKRLHDQNLLSPNRGVIAPFPLGTGNDFSFTLGFGSGFARWIVLGEKRFQRLMRDYETATVTNVDRWSLHVTTTTARHPSGLVHTHVFNNYFSIGFDAAVANRLNRFRGRHPNLFTTRPVVKLWYAAFAVMALFTEKKIGSSILLEVDGRRVPVPASAKSVAVCNMLTYAGGAVAWNGDAVDHYAKPSVWDGRVEIVCFYGIWHLALVRLGWCYGKKLGQGTTACIETDCHSCQFDGEEVLNVADSKGKSTFRILHFSTSECLTVPPRQETNVFVLLLALAAAVLAIVGILYRSPVS; encoded by the coding sequence ATGACCTCTTTGTCGCACAGCCCCCGCAcaagaggcggcgcgcggACGTTTTTTGCACTCGTGAATCTGCGCAGCGGGGGACGCCGCTCCTCAGAGTACGTGCTCCACAAGCTGAGCGATACACTTGGCGCCGATCGGGTGTGGGTCCTCTTCGAAGGCGGAACTGCGGAGCGTCACCGCTCTCAGCTCGAGCTCTTCCTACGCAAGCAGGCGCCCAAGTACGTCATTGTtgccggcggtgacggtACCATCTCCTTCGCGATGGATGTAATCAAGCGACTGCACGATCAAAACTTGCTCTCACCCAACCGTGGCGTGATTGCGCCTTTCCCGCTCGGCACCGGCAACGATTTCAGCTTTACGCTCGGCTTCGGCAGTGGTTTTGCACGCTGGATCGTGCTGGGCGAGAAACGCTTCCAGCGCCTGATGCGCGACTACGAGACGGCCACCGTCACCAACGTTGATAGATGGTCTCTTCACGTGACTACCACGACGGCACGGCACCCCAGTGGTTTGGTGCACACCCACGTATTCAACAATTACTTCTCCATCGGTTTTGATGCAGCGGTGGCAAACCGACTCAACCGCTTTCGCGGTCGTCACCCCAATCTCTTCACAACTAGGCCAGTGGTCAAGCTGTGGTACGCTGCCTTTGCCGTCATGGCTCTCTTTACCGAAAAGAAGATCGGCTCCTCCATTCTGCTTGAAGTTGACGGGCGCcgcgtgccggtgccggcgagTGCCAAATCTGTCGCGGTGTGTAACATGCTGACGTacgccggcggtgctgtcgccTGGAACGGCGATGCCGTTGACCACTACGCAAAGCCGTCTGTGTGGGATGGCCGCGTGGAGATTGTCTGCTTCTATGGCATATGGCATCTGGCGCTTGTGCGCCTCGGCTGGTGCTATGGGAAGAAGCTCGGACAGGGCACCACTGCCTGTATCGAAACCGATTGTCACTCCTGCCAGTTTgatggcgaggaggtgctgaacgTGGCGGACAGCAAGGGCAAATCGACGTTCCGCATTCTCCACTTCTCCACTTCAGAGTGCCTAACcgtgccgccacggcaggAGACCAATGTCTTTGTCCTCCTGCTCGCGCTTGCCGCGGCGGTACTAGCCATCGTCGGCATTTTGTACCGCTCCCCCGTTTCGTAG